The proteins below are encoded in one region of Shewanella algae:
- the ubiG gene encoding bifunctional 2-polyprenyl-6-hydroxyphenol methylase/3-demethylubiquinol 3-O-methyltransferase UbiG, whose protein sequence is MSSQPNVDPQEIAKFESMAASWWDPAGEFKPLHELNPLRLNYIDAQSGGIFDKLVLDVGCGGGILSESMARIGAKVTGLDMGFEPLEVARLHALEAGVSIDYLQETAEVHAQNHQGHYDTVTCMEMLEHVPDPQSVIQACCDMVKPGGWVFFSTINRNIMSWVQTILGAEYVLKMLPAGTHDHSKFIRPSELIAMAENTELLCRDALGIKYNPLSGVFSYTKSVEVNYMIACQRQD, encoded by the coding sequence ATGTCTTCTCAACCCAATGTCGACCCTCAGGAAATTGCCAAGTTTGAAAGTATGGCAGCCAGTTGGTGGGATCCTGCCGGTGAATTCAAGCCACTGCATGAACTCAACCCCCTGCGCCTTAATTATATAGACGCTCAATCCGGTGGTATCTTTGACAAGCTGGTACTGGATGTCGGCTGCGGCGGTGGCATTCTGTCCGAGAGCATGGCCCGCATCGGCGCCAAGGTCACCGGACTGGATATGGGCTTTGAGCCGTTGGAAGTCGCCAGGCTGCATGCACTGGAAGCAGGCGTCAGCATAGACTACCTGCAGGAAACCGCCGAAGTGCATGCCCAGAATCATCAGGGGCATTACGACACTGTTACCTGTATGGAGATGCTCGAGCATGTACCGGATCCGCAATCTGTGATCCAGGCTTGTTGTGATATGGTCAAGCCCGGAGGTTGGGTGTTCTTCTCCACCATTAACCGCAACATCATGTCCTGGGTGCAAACCATACTCGGTGCCGAGTATGTGCTGAAAATGCTGCCGGCAGGTACCCATGACCACAGTAAGTTTATCCGCCCATCCGAATTAATTGCCATGGCGGAAAACACCGAACTATTGTGCCGTGACGCGCTGGGCATCAAATACAACCCCTTGAGTGGCGTATTCAGTTACACCAAGAGCGTTGAAGTCAACTATATGATTGCCTGCCAACGCCAGGACTGA
- a CDS encoding HAD family hydrolase: MTPKLPFQGILFDLDGTLVDTAEDLTEALALALASHGVSIEDKRKLLRTLASHGSLAMVQAAVPQASAEEQEHLRQAMLREYDAVNGQKACLFEGIEALLDSALSKALPLGIVTNKPARFTRPLLERMGLLKRFNAVISADTTLYRKPHPAPMLLAAQQLNCTPERILYLGDAERDIAAAQAVNMPSAIALWGYLAAEDKPVEWGADWQLNHPQAVMSLPLW, encoded by the coding sequence ATGACGCCTAAACTGCCGTTTCAAGGGATTCTGTTCGACTTGGACGGGACTCTGGTGGATACCGCCGAGGACCTGACCGAAGCACTGGCCTTGGCCCTTGCATCTCATGGGGTATCGATAGAGGATAAGCGCAAACTTCTTCGCACGCTGGCCTCTCACGGCTCGCTTGCCATGGTGCAAGCCGCCGTGCCCCAAGCCTCAGCCGAGGAACAGGAGCATCTCCGGCAAGCGATGCTCAGGGAATATGATGCGGTCAACGGCCAAAAAGCCTGTTTGTTTGAAGGCATAGAAGCCTTGCTGGACAGTGCCCTATCAAAAGCCTTGCCGCTGGGGATTGTCACCAATAAACCGGCGCGTTTTACCCGCCCCTTGTTAGAGCGCATGGGGCTGCTTAAGCGCTTTAATGCGGTGATCAGTGCCGATACAACTCTCTATCGTAAGCCCCACCCCGCCCCTATGTTGCTGGCTGCTCAGCAGCTTAACTGCACTCCTGAACGTATTCTCTATCTTGGCGATGCCGAGCGCGACATCGCCGCGGCGCAGGCGGTGAATATGCCCTCTGCCATCGCCCTTTGGGGATATCTGGCGGCCGAGGATAAACCGGTGGAATGGGGCGCCGATTGGCAGTTAAATCATCCACAGGCAGTGATGTCGCTGCCATTGTGGTAA